A section of the Pseudanabaena mucicola str. Chao 1806 genome encodes:
- a CDS encoding TMEM14 family protein, which produces MVITGDLISLAKSKRTITLFSIILSVAELMISGIVTAQGQGWGKIVGIAITTLLVIIFVMRFLKTKKFMSTALMIIGGAATLFVAIHTS; this is translated from the coding sequence ATGGTAATCACGGGTGATCTCATTAGTTTAGCCAAAAGCAAGAGAACAATAACCCTCTTCTCAATCATCCTTAGTGTAGCTGAACTAATGATATCAGGAATTGTCACTGCCCAAGGTCAGGGATGGGGCAAAATTGTTGGTATAGCGATTACCACCCTCTTAGTCATTATCTTTGTCATGCGTTTCCTCAAAACCAAAAAATTCATGTCCACAGCTTTAATGATCATTGGTGGAGCCGCAACCCTCTTTGTAGCAATACATACAAGTTAA
- a CDS encoding peptidoglycan DD-metalloendopeptidase family protein, which produces MKPYRKNSLLSPLFLILAIAICFALPAFATLSKPTTPEDESNAKEAEELCGKPTLDDLTQHKVKQGETLEAIAKQYNLKTATLMGLNPEVRSGKVTVGQTLAIPPMDGLTYRFKNEENYTTVAQKYNIRADVLFERNGCQRRPKVVFVPGAIWKPDPIPFNPAIASRGSGNPTVIMQTGGYPLPYLVPVTSNYGWRMNPVTAIWSFHSGIDLGAPFGTPVLAAKAGRVDFAGWGDGYGNLVELDHGSTGTRYAHLEAIYVYQGQQVVQGQQIGTVGSTGRSTGPHLHFEIMVLSGDGWVALDPAPYINRIAGFMSDYFPI; this is translated from the coding sequence ATGAAGCCTTATCGGAAAAACTCCCTGCTCTCACCCTTATTTTTGATATTAGCGATCGCTATTTGCTTTGCCTTACCAGCTTTTGCCACGTTATCCAAACCTACTACTCCTGAAGATGAGTCTAACGCCAAAGAAGCAGAAGAGCTATGTGGCAAGCCCACCCTTGATGATCTTACCCAACACAAAGTGAAACAGGGCGAAACCCTAGAAGCGATCGCCAAGCAATATAACCTCAAGACTGCAACCTTGATGGGACTCAACCCAGAAGTTCGTAGTGGCAAAGTCACAGTGGGGCAAACTCTAGCAATCCCACCGATGGATGGTTTGACCTATCGATTCAAAAATGAGGAAAACTACACTACTGTTGCCCAAAAATACAATATTCGCGCCGACGTATTATTTGAGCGCAATGGCTGTCAACGTCGACCCAAAGTCGTATTTGTACCTGGAGCAATCTGGAAACCCGATCCTATTCCCTTCAATCCCGCGATCGCCTCTAGAGGTTCAGGCAATCCCACTGTAATCATGCAAACGGGGGGATATCCTTTGCCTTACTTAGTTCCCGTAACTTCTAACTATGGTTGGCGTATGAACCCTGTTACCGCTATTTGGTCATTTCATAGTGGTATTGATCTTGGCGCACCCTTTGGCACTCCTGTACTTGCTGCCAAAGCAGGAAGGGTTGATTTTGCAGGTTGGGGTGATGGCTATGGCAATCTCGTCGAATTGGATCATGGTTCCACAGGCACACGCTACGCCCATTTAGAAGCAATTTATGTCTATCAAGGGCAGCAGGTTGTTCAGGGGCAACAAATTGGGACTGTCGGCTCGACAGGACGCTCAACAGGCCCCCACTTACACTTTGAGATTATGGTTCTATCTGGCGATGGCTGGGTAGCCCTTGATCCAGCCCCCTATATCAACCGCATAGCAGGTTTTATGTCTGATTACTTCCCAATTTAA
- a CDS encoding inositol monophosphatase family protein, producing the protein MTTSLASVSKEQLQTFLDIATEAACAGGAVLRSYLGNLQEKEVEEKRPGDLVTIADKESEVTVLSILQRHFPDHGILAEESGVLGNTDSQYLWAIDPLDGTTNFAHQYPFSSVSVALLIDGVPSVGAIYDPFRNEIFRAATGLGASRNRVPIHVSKTTELSRSLLVTGFAYDRTLVEDNNYAEFCHFTHLTQGVRRGGSAAMDLAYVACGRLDGYWERGLSLWDLAAGVVVVREAGGIVTAYDGSEHIPKSGRLLATNGHLHQQMIAELALIKPLPFKFPFGR; encoded by the coding sequence ATGACAACTTCACTAGCTTCCGTTAGTAAAGAGCAACTCCAAACCTTCTTAGATATTGCTACTGAGGCAGCTTGTGCGGGTGGTGCTGTACTTAGATCCTATCTCGGAAATCTCCAAGAGAAAGAAGTCGAAGAGAAACGTCCTGGGGATTTAGTAACGATCGCTGATAAAGAATCAGAAGTAACTGTTCTCTCAATTTTGCAGCGCCACTTTCCTGATCATGGCATTTTGGCAGAAGAATCAGGTGTATTAGGAAATACTGATAGTCAATATCTATGGGCGATCGATCCCCTCGATGGAACGACCAATTTTGCTCATCAATATCCATTCTCATCGGTATCAGTCGCCCTATTAATCGATGGAGTTCCTTCCGTTGGCGCGATCTATGACCCCTTTCGCAATGAAATTTTTCGGGCTGCCACAGGTTTAGGAGCAAGCCGTAATCGTGTACCAATTCATGTTTCTAAAACTACAGAACTCAGTCGTAGTCTATTAGTAACAGGCTTTGCCTACGATCGCACCCTCGTTGAGGATAATAATTACGCAGAATTTTGCCATTTCACGCACCTCACCCAAGGCGTAAGGCGTGGTGGTTCCGCCGCGATGGACTTGGCTTATGTTGCCTGTGGTCGTTTAGATGGCTATTGGGAACGAGGTTTGTCTCTATGGGATTTGGCGGCTGGTGTGGTGGTGGTGCGCGAGGCTGGTGGCATAGTCACCGCCTATGATGGCAGCGAACATATTCCTAAGTCGGGAAGATTGCTCGCAACTAATGGGCATTTACATCAGCAAATGATTGCTGAATTAGCCCTAATTAAGCCTTTACCTTTTAAGTTTCCCTTTGGTCGTTAG
- a CDS encoding M14 family metallopeptidase, with amino-acid sequence MLDVYDRLPDGLLDLESDQLYKILERPTLIHLEGDRQPPLFVSVLLHGNETTSWLAIRELLRKYQDKSLPRSLSVFIGNISAARYRLRHLPNQPDYNRIWQTGDSPEHQMAQQVIAEMRSRGVFASIDVHNNTGRNPHYGCITHLEKDFRKLARLFGKTVVYYTSPKTVQSFAFGHFCPSIVVECGQPDVPDGTAHALEFMETCLNLDSFDSLPDSLISDIDLFHTVAIVKVPEEINFSFDDSPNDDITFPAEMDCLNFCELSIGTNFGKAKTDRAYLSALGEDGAEKSDRYFKIENGEIILKKSVMPSMLTLNTEIVRQDCLCYLMQRM; translated from the coding sequence CTTGAGTCCGATCAACTTTACAAAATACTTGAGCGTCCCACACTAATTCATTTAGAAGGCGATCGCCAACCACCATTATTCGTTTCAGTTTTGCTCCATGGTAATGAAACTACTAGTTGGCTGGCGATCCGTGAATTATTGCGTAAATATCAAGATAAAAGTCTACCGCGATCGCTATCAGTATTTATTGGTAACATCTCAGCAGCAAGATATCGCCTCAGACATTTACCCAATCAACCTGACTACAATCGCATTTGGCAAACAGGGGACTCTCCAGAACATCAGATGGCACAACAGGTAATCGCGGAAATGCGATCGCGTGGGGTATTTGCCAGCATCGATGTACATAATAATACAGGTCGAAATCCGCATTATGGCTGCATTACACATTTAGAAAAAGATTTTCGGAAACTGGCAAGACTATTTGGCAAAACAGTCGTTTATTACACCAGCCCTAAAACCGTGCAATCCTTTGCTTTTGGGCATTTTTGCCCCTCGATAGTCGTGGAATGTGGACAGCCCGATGTTCCCGATGGTACAGCCCATGCCTTGGAATTCATGGAAACTTGCCTCAATCTCGATAGCTTTGATAGTCTGCCAGATTCGCTGATCTCTGATATTGATTTATTTCACACCGTGGCGATCGTCAAAGTCCCTGAAGAAATTAATTTCAGCTTTGATGATAGTCCTAATGATGACATTACTTTTCCTGCGGAGATGGACTGTCTAAATTTTTGTGAACTATCAATTGGGACAAACTTCGGCAAAGCCAAAACTGATCGCGCCTATCTATCAGCTTTAGGTGAGGATGGTGCAGAAAAAAGCGATCGCTATTTTAAAATCGAAAATGGTGAAATTATCCTCAAAAAATCTGTAATGCCATCAATGCTCACTCTTAATACAGAGATCGTGCGGCAAGACTGCCTATGCTACCTCATGCAGAGAATGTGA